From a region of the Candida albicans SC5314 chromosome 1, complete sequence genome:
- a CDS encoding uncharacterized protein (Ortholog(s) have phosphatidylinositol-4,5-bisphosphate binding activity): protein MAFPLDQSDLIRHLRTTYLVLNEDSDYARRIIKHSSLPIPSNENTPRTPFSESPPITFEIARHIKKSVHNGLRYDDTYSSQPSFSTSPAKATKKRRKRKSKKTVKLPKNSKTKNEVISPPSLDENDGAMLLNSGSLDNTSTDSNMDYPVGSTTESELTPIIESKGDDMMRLEEPDESNANSSGGTTFGLRYTKTIRGSSGGSKKSRPKSKSKIPIVKFFQSGKESGSVSDSDSDSDSDVNDRKLQLYQSDSINSTNNTLEEVTTEDGDITEQENEPEIVEVNKSHKKTEENSDVITIDSDFGVPVNSRGHVVQNYQPKDQGVSDEEIEAEIDEDYDSEDSDEYEYEYDEDGEEDSNDSEFTDLDNDSLVGSSLILDSTYNDNGGDSFSFVRTSNVSEFDTQKSRKKKKADSFDQHTVPKGNTLVRQRSSSAGNSKSYLALTALSYKNPTFQFEKVAPTKVDTPKASKLSSLIHSKYKSNNINPLNYYSFVDASSSSVKQTLVDIFVPPNTKATLIKLAMVENVAISDCIGFVLLNLCKLPESNSIKDLDYLNPNHWRLELVDEDGENYGSFGVLDRTRLLSSYNNPKELAICRITDYNEIKKNDLQSPLPVEVKKDLEALQRKRHSINQIVESGIEESTGEKIEFQIGVFEYDDDGLPRKESIKVPSEYTMGQVLKEFCAQQGLILIKYRFRLVDQSTGQSRFVKDVEKCGDLKQRTLELIPSDTKLNSIMNASYDVGMIEARITPSDFTLPNITPTVEQMDDKMQKLNLKDTHKPTNTLIPKEDKKASSFNSTNAIKQAITSNRYLENIFTGDNPALPINLNTIYFKWKVLKNNSKMKIKNFSEKNFIIDGDYIHLTPPDDLTMNMPPESSVININGHNHTHHHNYLNHQFNRAHNKTSTKTYSFHITQILKLKKYVKNPNYFRIIIQSQQSMTENNEVLNSTKEVPTKKFYLIAINEQECSEIISKLKWVLQVYNFSSGGL, encoded by the coding sequence ATGGCATTCCCACTTGACCAATCTGATCTAATACGTCATTTACGAACCACTTACTTGGTCTTGAATGAAGATTCGGATTATGCGAGAAGAATTATAAAGCATTCCCTGTTGCCAATCCCTAGTAATGAAAACACTCCAAGAACCCCATTTTCTGAGTCCCCACCAATCACTTTTGAGATTGCTAGACATATCAAAAAGTCTGTTCATAATGGATTAAGATACGATGACACATATAGCTCTCAGCCAAGTTTTAGTACATCTCCTGCAAAGGCTACCAAAAAAAGGcggaaaagaaaatcaaagaaaactGTCAAACTACCtaagaattcaaaaactaaaaatgaAGTAATTTCACCCCCTAGTCTTGATGAGAATGATGGTGCTATGCTTTTAAATTCGGGTTCTTTGGATAATACTTCTACCGATTCAAATATGGACTATCCAGTGGGATCAACCACAGAATCGGAATTGACACCAATAATAGAGTCTAAAGGAGACGATATGATGAGACTAGAGGAACCCGATGAATCAAATGCAAatagtagtggtggtaCAACTTTTGGATTAAGGTATACAAAGACTATACGAGGGAGTAGTGGTGGCAGCAAAAAATCAAGACCGAAAtcgaaatcaaaaataccAATTGTTAAATTCTTCCAATCAGGGAAGGAAAGTGGCTCAGTTTCAGACTCTGATAGCGATAGTGATAGTGATGTTAACGATAGAAAGTTGCAACTATATCAGAGTGATAGTATAAATTCAACCAATAATACTTTGGAGGAAGTTACCACCGAAGATGGAGATATCACTGAGCAGGAAAATGAGCCAGAGATCGTTGAAGTCAATAAATCACATAAAAAGACCGAGGAAAATAGTGATGTCATTACAATAGACAGTGATTTTGGAGTCCCCGTGAATTCTCGTGGACATGTTgttcaaaattatcaaccaaAGGATCAAGGAGTGTCTGATGAAGAGATTGAAGCTGAAATTGACGAAGATTATGATTCTGAGGATTCTGATGAGTATGAATATGAATATGATGAAGATGGTGAAGAAGATTCTAATGATTCAGAGTTTACTGATTTGGATAATGATTCATTAGTGGGTTCATCTTTGATTTTAGATTCCACCTACAACGATAATGGAGGCGATagtttttcatttgttcGAACAAGTAATGTTTCGGAATTTGATACACAGAAAAGcagaaagaagaagaaagctGATTCATTTGATCAACACACGGTACCAAAAGGTAACACCCTTGTTAGACAAAGGTCATCTTCTGCTGGTAATAGCAAGTCATATTTAGCGTTAACTGCTTTGAGTTATAAAAACCCAACATTTCAGTTTGAGAAAGTTGCTCCTACTAAAGTAGACACTCCCAAGGCTTCCAAATTGAGTTCACTTATTCATTCAAAATACAAATCAAACAACATTAATccattaaattattattcattcGTTGATGCCAGCTCATCTTCAGTAAAGCAAACATTGGTTGATATATTTGTGCCACCTAACACAAAGGCTacattgataaaattggCCATGGTTGAGAATGTGGCTATTTCTGATTGTATTGGGTTTGTTTTGCTTAATCTTTGTAAATTGCCGGAGCTGAATAGTATCAAAGATTTAGACTACCTCAATCCGAATCATTGGCGGTTAGAGCtagttgatgaagatggtGAAAATTATGGATCATTTGGTGTTTTGGATCGTACGAGATTACTTTCATCATATAATAATCCGAAAGAATTGGCAATTTGTCGAATCACTGATTATAAtgaaatcaagaaaaatgatTTACAGTCTCCATTGCCCGTTGAAGTAAAGAAAGATCTTGAAGCATTGCAACGCAAACGACACAgtattaatcaaattgtgGAAAGTGGAATTGAAGAATCTACTGGGGAGAAAATTGAGTTTCAAATTGGAGTATTTGAgtatgatgatgatggatTACCAAGAAAGGAACTGATAAAAGTACCTAGTGAGTATACCATGGGTCAAGTATTGAAAGAGTTTTGCGCTCAGCAAGGgttaattttaataaaatatcgATTTCGATTAGTGGATCAAAGTACAGGACAAAGTAGATTTGTTAAGgatgttgaaaaatgtgGTGATTTAAAACAAAGAACGTTAGAATTGATACCTCTGGATACTAAATTGAACCTGATCATGAATGCTAGTTATGATGTTGGTATGATTGAAGCAAGAATAACACCGCTGGACTTTACATTACCAAATATCACACCTACAGTAGAACAAATGGATGATAAGAtgcaaaaattgaatttgaaggATACCCataaaccaacaaataCACTAATACCAAAAGAAGACAAGAAAGCATCTTCATTTAATTCGACTAATGCTATTAAACAAGCTATCACGTCTAATAGATATCTTGAGAATATTTTCACGGGCGATAATCCAGCGTTACCGATTAACTTAAACACAATTTATTTCAAGTGGaaagtattgaaaaataacagtaaaatgaaaatcaaaaattttagtGAAAAGAATTTCATTATCGATGGAGATTATATTCATTTGACACCACCTGATGATTTGACCATGAATATGCCACCTGAATCGTCAgtgataaatataaatggTCATAATCATactcatcatcataattatttgaatcatCAATTCAATCGAGCTCATAATAAGACTCTGACGAAAACCTATTCTTTCCATATAACTCAAATACTCAAACTAAAGAAGTACGTTAAAAATCCTAATTATTTTAGAATCATCATTCAGAGTCAACAACTGATGACCGAAAATAATGAGGTACTTAATTCTACTAAGGAGGTCCCTACAAAGAAATTTTATCTTATAGCTATAAATGAACAGGAATGTCTGGAGATCATAAGTAAATTGAAATGGGTCTTACAAGTGTATAATTTTTCTAGTGGTGGGTTATAA
- a CDS encoding putative 3'-5' exonuclease (Putative RNA exonuclease; induced in a ssr1 null mutant) — MAKLSQNWKKLSSKIQDKPKNGSVKKPTLKGKISKKVKASISEKLSTTNNTTTTTTTTTSTTDVVPIASSTKPTATPLEYTLWTQNHTINVSHIPKTPKPLPLSRNDSRKLDPGKYVAIDCEFVGIGKDGEESALARISIINYYGVVLLDTYVRPQERVTDWRTWVSGIQSYHMQDAIDFKTAQLKTMELINNKILVGHAVNNDLDILFLSHPKSMIRDTCKFPKFREIAGGKSPSLKKLIKHFIQVDIQIGQHSSVEDARATMLLFRLFKREIEQSMRNRNKRQ, encoded by the coding sequence atgGCAAAATTATCTCAAAATTGGAAGAAATTAAGTTCTAAAATACAGGATAAACCTAAGAATGGTTCAGTGAAAAAACCTACTTTAAAAGGCAAGATCTCCAAGAAAGTTAAAGCTTCAATATCggaaaaattatcaaccaCCAACAATACCACCACGACTACTACAACCACCACATCCACCACCGATGTTGTTCCTATAGCATCCTCAACCAAACCTACTGCGACACCACTAGAATATACTCTCTGGACACAAAATCACACCATAAATGTATCACATATACCGAAAACCCCTAAGCCATTACCGTTATCTAGGAATGATAGTAGGAAATTAGATCCAGGTAAATATGTAGCCATAGATTGTGAATTTGTGGGAATAGGTAAAGATGGAGAAGAATCGGCATTAGCAAgaatatcaattataaattattatggAGTTGTACTATTAGATACTTACGTTCGACCACAAGAAAGAGTAACTGATTGGAGAACTTGGGTTAGTGGTATTCAAAGTTATCATATGCAAGATGCTATAGATTTTAAAACTGctcaattgaaaactatggaattaattaataataaaatattagtGGGTCATGCAGTGAATAATGATTTGgatatattatttttatctcATCCTAAATCAATGATTAGAGATACTTGTAAATTCCCAAAATTTAGAGAAATTGCTGGTGGGAAATCACcaagtttgaaaaaattgattaaacaTTTTATTCAAGTTGATATACAAATTGGTCAACATTCTTCTGTTGAAGATGCTAGAGCAACAATGTTACTTTTCAGATTATTTAAAAGGGAAATCGAACAATCCATGCGTAATAGAAATAAACGACAATGA